In Calliopsis andreniformis isolate RMS-2024a chromosome 9, iyCalAndr_principal, whole genome shotgun sequence, the genomic window GAAGATGGTGAATCTTATCCTGCAGTAGTTTCATCGTACGCTATTCTTGGAGACGTGACTGAAATAAAGGttctaaaaatttattttaataatacattTATCGTTTTATGTAaacttcttctttcttcttttcttgaaaCATTTATTagcattttattaatatttacagtTCATTTCGAGGGATTTTTTTGTGGTATCTACCTCCATAGGCACTGTTAGATTATTACAAATTCATGAGAATCCATATTCTCAGTTTAAAGAGCATATGTCCTGGGAATTTGTACATAAGTTTAAGTAAGCTTTATCAATAAAGAATTGAAGTATATTATCttacaatatattttttttataaattcgtCTTTATAGGAAAACAAATGATTATGCATCTTGTACAGCACTGACTAACTTTGAACAAGACATTGTTTCAGTAGGAGAAGATGGGAAAATTAATCTTTTAACAGCTGGTCAAAATAAGCCAGTTAGAGTTATTGGTAAATATAGTATTATTCTATGTACAAAGTAATTAGAAAATAGTTTTACAAAATTTGTATTCATTACAGTAATGCTATTTGCTAAGCAATATATTAATTCTTAATTGAGCTTCTTTTAGATGAAGCTGATAGCTGTTCTATATACTGTGTTGATTTCTTGAGACACAATGAGATTCTTACTGGAAACTTAAGGGGACATATGAAAGTTTGGGATttaagaaatgaccaaaaccttcCTGCTACTACATTCATGCTGTCAGATCAAGCAAAAGTATGAAGTGTTTAATATTTTCCATAAGGAATTAATTAAATAacacatacatatattaatAGCAGAATGAACAAATTTTTAGACAGAAGCAATGAGTATTGCGCATCATCCAACTCAACGACATATTGTTGTTGCTGGTGGTGGCGATGGTAGTTTAACAGTATGGGACTTGAGACACAATACATATCCAATGTCTCAACTCAATGctcatggtaaaactgttagcgAAATACTGTTCCACCCTGATAGGCCTGAAAATTTGTTTACATGTTCAAATAGTGGCGAATTATGGCATTGGaataatgctcaacattcaaaatTGAGTTTAGGTAAAGTTTAGATATGTATTTAATGAtttcttttaatattaatttttcaattaataatttttaatgttgGTATACGCAAAATCTATTTAATGTCATTCttaatgtaatttttatttcagaCCCTACAAATACACATTGGTTAAATACAATAGGAGCGAACCAAAAAGTAAATGTAACGTCGCTTTGCAGCGTTATGCACAAACCAATAAACAGTATTGATGTCGACAAATCGACCTTACTTTTTGGATGTGATAATGAAGCAATGTACATTGTCAGGgatataattatttaataactagtttgtttttcaattatattttttcTAATTGTAATATACTGATGAATAAATATCTTTTCTATTCTAAAACTATTCATTTTTTTTCGTTACCGATATATGTGTACTTTTGATACATTTAATATATCACAAAAAAAGCAGCCCACATGACCTACGTAATTGTGAAAATCTAATTTGACTGAAATTACTACGTCATTTTTATTCATACTAGTTTCATATTTCATGAATTCTATGGATTCTTAAATTTATGATAAAATTAATTCCCAATTATCTTGCTGGAAGATTAAAATAGGATTTATGAAATTCATGAAATTTGAGTGATTTTTAAAATATAGTTATTTAAAGTTGTGTGGGATACACTATTtgcatattttaattttaaattgaccggGTAAGACATTCTGTATGCATTACACGCCATATTTATTTGTAATGTTTTCAGCGCCATCTCTCGTTGATTTTCatgattatgattactacaggaaGCTTTAGTCTGTTAGTTTGCCATTTTGTGACGCCTTGTGTAGAAGTTCGTAAACAGATTTTACTTTGCTTGCCTTCGGAGGGCTAAGAATTATGTcaaaacggagaattgaggtcGTCGATCCGTATGTTAAGCGAAAGCCGTGAGTGTCTTTCTATATTTCCTATCGTAGGATATGCAAAACGCTACGAAGAAGCTTGCCATGTGCATTGTCACAAGTTTTTTCAATGCTAGCGCGCATCCCATTGAACAATCACACATCTCCAAAATAGTATAAGAAAAATGGATGCTGTTTATCGTGATTAACAGCTCAATAAAACAATTTCGTCAGAATAAAATTTCAAACGTGTGTTAATAGTCGTGGCTGTTACTGTTAACTTGTTTGATCAACTCTTTCGTGAAGGTTCTCAACTAAATTGTCGTCTGTACATTCGAatgttacatattttaatattttctttcattTACGCATAGTAAAGAGTGTATATTGTAAGCGTGATGCAATTAAACTTGTTTGTTACAAAATGTTGCGAGAAAAAAGTAAATattatcatttgttttatttaaatgCTTTTCATAACCAATCGAATGTTCTCAACTTTCGTTATTTCATATTGTTTTCATGTAGAAGGCATTGCTTCGTCGTTGAGATTAAGATAATCTTTAGCTAGTGCTAtatgttattaaatatttatgattgtatcTATTATTTTATAGAGATAGCTCAATAGCTAATAGTACAACTACACCTTCAACAACGCCGAAAACTCAAGTTCAATTTAACCCCTACACTGGTTTGCCTTATACACCACGGTATCatgaattttataaaaagaGAATCACCTTACCTGTATTTGAATATCGTGCTGATTTTATGAGATTATTGGCACAACATCAATGTATTGTACTTGTTGGAGAAACAGGATCAGGTAAAACTACACAAATACCACAATGGTGCGTAGAATATTCAAGAAGCATTGGCACCAAGGGTGTTGCTTGTACGCAACCAAGAAGAGTAGCAGCTATGTCTGTTGCTCAGAGAGTTTCAGAAGAGATGGATGTTGCATTaggtaaattatttattatgttaTAAATTAGTACTGAATCAAATTTAATGTTGTCTTATGTATacatttaaatttgcaattcttTGAAATAGGTCAAGAAGTAGGATACAGTattcgatttgaagattgtagctcTCCGAAAACCATATTAAAGTACATGACCGATGGTATGCTTCTTCGTGAAGGCATGTCTGATCCCATGCTTGATGCATACCAAGTGATACTTCTGGATGAGGCTCATGAAAGAACATTAGCTACAGATTTACTTATGGGTGTGTTAAAAGAAGTGATCAAACAAAGACCAGACTTAAAACTTGTGATTATGAGTGCAACTTTAGATGCTGGGAAATTTCAACAGTATTTTGACAATGCACCTTTAATGAATGTACCTGGTAGAACACAtcctgttgaaattttttatacaCCTGAGCCTGAGAGAGATTATTTAGAAGCTGCTATCAGAACAGTAATTCAAATACACATGTGCGAAGAAGTAGCAGGAGATTTACTTTTGTTCTTAACTGGTCAAGAAGAGATTGAAGAAGCTTGTAAGAGAATTAAAAGAGAAATGGATAATTTGGGACCAGAGGTAGGCGAACTAAAATGCATACCGCTATATTCTACATTACCCCCAAATCTTCAACAAAGAATCTTTGAACCTGCACCACCTACAAAACCAAATGGTACTATTGGTAGAAAGGTAGTAGTTTCGACTAATATCGCAGAAACatcgttgactattgatggtgtAGTTTTCGTCATAGATCCCGGATTTGCTAAACAAAAGGTAATAATCTGTTTCTATTTCTATTTACTGTACTTTTCAACTTCAGCTAAATTTGTATCAATGATTGTTAAGTTTTATGATATTTTGTAACAGGTGTATAATCCTAGAATTCGTGTAGAATCTCTTCTTGTATCACCTATCAGTAAAGCTTCTGCTCAACAAAGAGCTGGTAGAGCTGGTCGTACAAGACCTGGAAAATGTTTCAGACTGTATACAGAGAAAGCATATAAAAACGAAATGCAACCAAATACTTATCCTGAAATATTGCGATCAAATCTTGGTAGTGTTGTATTACAACTGAAAAAgcttggtattgatgatttggTAAGATGGATAGTTAaagtatttttttcttttaacaTTATTTCCTTACTGTATTACTATACTgctgtttttatttttttataggtTCATTTTGATTTCATGGATCCTCCAGCACCAGAAACACTCATGAGAGCTTTGGAACTTCTTAATTATTTGGCCGCTTTGGATGATGATGGAAATTTAACAGATTTAGGAGCAGTGATGGCAGAATTTCCATtagatcctcaattagcaaaaATGCTAATTGCATCATGTAATCACAACTGCAGTAACGAGATACTTAGCATTACTGCCATGCTTTCAGGTAAAGTATGAGTAAGAACATACTTTTTCGTGAAACGATACTAGATTTATGTTCTATTTGCATTCCTTACTTTTTAATTCTAATAATGTAAAAGTAAAAGTTAGACATATGTCAGGTTCGTGGTAAGATAACATGGttttatattgatgattgatattgCATTAGTCCCACAGTGTTTTGTGAGACCAAATGAATCAAAGAAGGCAGCGGATGATGCTAAAATGAGATTTGCACACATTGATGGAGATCACTTGACATTATTAAATGTGTATCACGCTTTCAAACAGAGTAAGTATAAGTCTATGATTTTTTTTCAAAACATATTGATAAATCACACGAGTATTTACTGAATTAAACGTAACGTTTATCTTTACTAATAGATTTGGAAGATCCACAATGGTGCTATGATAACTTTGTCAACTATCGGTCTTTGAAAAGTGGCGATAATGTCAGACAACAATTGAGCAGAATAATGGACAGATTTTGCTTAAAACGAACCTCAACAGACTTCACATCAAAAGATTACTACATTAATATCAGAAAAGCGCTTGTAAATGGCTTTTTCATGCAGGTACTGTTCCCAATTATATTTAATAAGTAATAGAAGATTTAGCTTCTTCAATGTACAATACTATAGTCACTTCTTGTACTGTTTTTAAATAGGTAGCGCATttagaaagaactggtcattattTGACCATAAAGGATAATCAAATTGTACAGCTTCATCCAAGCAGTTGTTTAGATCATAAACCTGAATGGGTAATTTACAACGAGTTTGTGCTTACGACCAAAAATTATATCAGAACAGTTACTGACATCAAACGTAAGTAAAAGTTATAAATCGGCATAATGATACTTCAACATACATTAATTTCGTAATTGTAACCTTACATGATCTCTTTTTACAGCTGATTGGTTGCTAAAAATAGCACCACAATATTATGACTTACAGAACTTCCCACAATGTGAAGCAAAGAGACAATTGGAAGTAATCCAAGCGAAATTAGACTCGAAACAGTATCAAGAAGGATTCTAACCTCtatattttttagatatttACAAAAATGGTGTCAAACGGTTAATAATGCGTGATTGGTCTGTTTTCGGCATCATGCCTAACATACAGTTCTTTCAAACGTAAAGCCAAAACACTAAATGTTGCGAAACTCAGCTGGAAGGATAGTTATTTACTCTATACTTTCACTTTAATATTTAAAGGAACAAAAAGacaaattttaaatgaaaatttataattttgtaCAAGATTTAATAACTTGTACATTTTCTTAGGCTCGTGTGCGgtcaaataaatattttgtaGATCTCGTTCTTTCTTAACATACAAACAAATGGAAAATTGACATTTAATCTTTGCTGGAGGCACGCGGAAAGCATAGTTGATTGATAAATGATTTATTTATGtacattaaaaagaaatttagcaATTAAGTAATTTTATCAGTAGAATTTGTTGATCGACGTTTGCACACTGTAATGTAATACTAGATAAATATAGattaatttttgtattaaatgtTGAACAAGTATGCCGGATAAGATGTATACAATGCTTGCTGTGGATAATCAAAGGGCAATGACTTTACAGAACCTTCAAACCAAGTTGTATATCTGTTTAATGGTTTCTCTCTTTAAAAGCAACTAGTACTgttttatcttattattattacatttttcactATGCTCCCAGTACAAACAACTAAGAGAatgatatatttattatgacttcATTATACTTATAACGTATAAATAACTTGTCACTTCTAGCAATGTTTTCATTTTCTTTGCAATTAGCATAGTTGCACTATCGTAACAATAATTCATAAAATGAGATATATTCCAATAACAAGCGAAGCAATTATACAGAAATATACtaaaaattataaattgtaATACAAAAGATATTTTAAAAGGTCTACAAAGATAGATTTGAAAAAATCAAATTATTCTTATTTATGAATAGTAGCGTAATAGAACTTGCAAATCACTGTTCCTGTGACTCATTACTGCAAGAACACGAACAGATAAATCGTTATGTAAGAAATAAATTGTCTGCAGTATCTGACTAGAATGCCGCATGCTTTGAACAAAAGAAGTAGTGTATTCTCTAGCTTGTTTTAGGACCGAAAATTATGTAGGTTCTAGGAAAACGTTATCGCGCTACAAAAGATTAATTTTTCCTACGAAGGGTTCTCACCCGTTTATCGTTTTGCTTGTTTTAACACTTTGAGGTGACAGTTTCAATTTTGTGTAAATAAAAATTGCGCAGGTATTATAAAGAACATATAGAAATCACAAGATTCATAATTGCGTACAATTCTCATTGTATTGTATCACTTCATTCCAATAAAGCATTGGAAATATCATGATTTGATCGTGACAATTCTAAATGCATATCAAAATTCAATGTTTacctttaaatatttttcaaatacaaaagattttaattttccaatttcaCTTGAAATTAAACAAACTTCTATCGCAAAAATGTGTTTATTACAACGCAATTACAACGCTTTCCAAATGATACAGTATATTGAATGTTTTAagttgtttatttattaatttttcatttattaagaagggtttttaaaattgtttttaaattaTGTATACTGTAATGTCATACAAGTTTCTTTATAGGTTTGAAATCTAAGCATCTGCAGTTTTTGTAGAAATGATATaaataatttgtttatttatgtaCTTAAAATCTAAGACTTTGTGTCTGTTTTTAAATATACTAAAAGACAAAATTTCGCTAATTCTTTACAATTACgttaatttttttcattaatttgtataaaatatatttttccaaTTTATAAGTACACAAATGATGAATTCTGTTCTCAAATAATTTAATACAGAATGTAACAAATAtagctttcaatattttaaagggtggtaGGAAATCTAAAATAGAACACAAAGTGTCCTATGACAATGTCCAATCTTCCTTCGTTTTGCAATGATAAAACTGTAAAGCTAACATACCTATATACTAAATTAACAATCAGAGGATTCTGTAAGTTTAGAGATGGATTAAAGAGCAGAAAATTAGAGCAAAatagtcttaatacattttgttgaaCCTCTTACAGCTCTACTTTTTTAAAACTAAAAATCCGAGATGTTTGTAAGAAATATTACAAAAGTAGTAGTaggaaatattttataattgtaGAAGTTATGTTACAGATAGAAATATGCCTATAGCTCTGGAGATTGCGCCAT contains:
- the LOC143183533 gene encoding putative pre-mRNA-splicing factor ATP-dependent RNA helicase PRP1, encoding MSKRRIEVVDPYVKRKPDSSIANSTTTPSTTPKTQVQFNPYTGLPYTPRYHEFYKKRITLPVFEYRADFMRLLAQHQCIVLVGETGSGKTTQIPQWCVEYSRSIGTKGVACTQPRRVAAMSVAQRVSEEMDVALGQEVGYSIRFEDCSSPKTILKYMTDGMLLREGMSDPMLDAYQVILLDEAHERTLATDLLMGVLKEVIKQRPDLKLVIMSATLDAGKFQQYFDNAPLMNVPGRTHPVEIFYTPEPERDYLEAAIRTVIQIHMCEEVAGDLLLFLTGQEEIEEACKRIKREMDNLGPEVGELKCIPLYSTLPPNLQQRIFEPAPPTKPNGTIGRKVVVSTNIAETSLTIDGVVFVIDPGFAKQKVYNPRIRVESLLVSPISKASAQQRAGRAGRTRPGKCFRLYTEKAYKNEMQPNTYPEILRSNLGSVVLQLKKLGIDDLVHFDFMDPPAPETLMRALELLNYLAALDDDGNLTDLGAVMAEFPLDPQLAKMLIASCNHNCSNEILSITAMLSVPQCFVRPNESKKAADDAKMRFAHIDGDHLTLLNVYHAFKQNLEDPQWCYDNFVNYRSLKSGDNVRQQLSRIMDRFCLKRTSTDFTSKDYYINIRKALVNGFFMQVAHLERTGHYLTIKDNQIVQLHPSSCLDHKPEWVIYNEFVLTTKNYIRTVTDIKPDWLLKIAPQYYDLQNFPQCEAKRQLEVIQAKLDSKQYQEGF
- the LOC143183254 gene encoding nucleoporin Nup43-like, whose translation is MSENVQGTFVSEKISKIRWKHEDFEGANNFLTGSWDDPVNKVTHWTFQVNEDGESYPAVVSSYAILGDVTEIKFISRDFFVVSTSIGTVRLLQIHENPYSQFKEHMSWEFVHKFKKTNDYASCTALTNFEQDIVSVGEDGKINLLTAGQNKPVRVIDEADSCSIYCVDFLRHNEILTGNLRGHMKVWDLRNDQNLPATTFMLSDQAKTEAMSIAHHPTQRHIVVAGGGDGSLTVWDLRHNTYPMSQLNAHGKTVSEILFHPDRPENLFTCSNSGELWHWNNAQHSKLSLDPTNTHWLNTIGANQKVNVTSLCSVMHKPINSIDVDKSTLLFGCDNEAMYIVRDIII